A segment of the Methanobacterium sp. Maddingley MBC34 genome:
CCATGGATGACCTTATCAGTAGTGAGGATTACATTAAACTGGTGGAGCACATCGGAGAATACGATTTCAGAATAAGGGAAGGTGCCAACCCCAGAATACAATTGGAAGCTCTTTTAACCAAATTCTTACCAAAGGAAAAGGCAGATTAGGATGTTGTGGACTGAGAAATACAGTCCCCAGACTATGAAGGATGTTCTGGGGAATAAAAAGGCCATTGAAGAAATTGAAAACTGGGTGGAAAGCTGGGATCATGGAGATCCCCAGAAGTGCCTGCTTCTGGTAGGGCCGCCTGGCACCGGGAAAACCACCCTAGCCCATCTGGTGGCTGGTGAGTTCTCAGACCATATAGAACTCAATGCCAGTGATAAAAGATCCTACGACATAATCATGAACACCGTTGGCGAGGCATCAGCTTCTGTCTCCCTCTTTGGTCAGGGCGGTCGCAAACTCATAATCCTGGATGAAGTGGATGGACTCCATGGAAATGAGGACCGTGGTGGGATAAGAGCCATAAACAAGATCATCAAGGAAGGTCATCATCCCATGATCATGATGGCCAACGACCTTTACAGTAAACGCATACAGAGCCTTAAATCTAAATGTCAGCTTATAAAAATCAACAAGGTGCACACTAATTCCATTGTTGCACTTTTAAAAAGAATCTGTGCCAAGGAAGGAGTTGATTTTGAGGAGCACGTTCTCAGGACACTGGCCAAAAGATCCCGTGGGGATCTGCGATCTGCAATTAACGATCTACAGGTGATTGCCCAGGGAAAGGATTCTGTAACCTCAGAGGATCTGGAAGTCATATCACAGAAGGATGATATTAACAATATTTTCGACTCGGTCAGAACCGTGCTTAAAAGCAAAAATCCCCGGCATATCCGTGATGCACTCCGATTAGAGGCGCAGCCGGGATTCATCCTGGAGCAGATAACCGAGAACATTCCCAGGGAGTATGAAAAGCCAGAGGAAATTGAAAAGGCTTATAATGCAGTGGCTGAAGCAGACGTGTACCTGGGAAGGGCATTCCACACGCGACACTACGGTTACTGGAAGTACACCTACGACCTCATGGGCGTGGGAGTGGCCCTGGCCAAGGATGAGACCTACAAGAAATTCAGCAAGTACACCAGTTCAACATTTTACAGTAAACTCTCCAAGAACCGGGCCAAAAGGGACCTCAGAGACAGGGTAGCAACCAAGATCGGAGCCAAACTGCACACATCCCGAAAGGTGGCCATTGAATACTTCCCCTACTATGAGATAATGTTTGAGGGAGATGACCTGGCCAGGGACCTTGCAGACTACTTCGACCTGGATGATGCAGAGGTTAAACAGTTCCGGAGCAGGAAGATAAAAAAGAGGAAAGTGAAGAAGGCTCCTAAAACTCCTAAAACTAAAACTACACCAAAAAAGACTTCCAAAAAGAGTACAAAACCAATAGATAAATCTTCTAAAAATATTTCCAATGATTCTAAGGATTCTAAAGAAGTGGAAGAAATAGCCATTACAAAGGATACCAAATCCAGGGATAAAGTAAAAAATAAGAAAGATAATTCTTCAAAAACTACATCCAAGGATAAAAGGGATTCTGGAAAGTCCGAATCCAAAGATGATGGGAAGCAGGTTTCACTTTTCAGTTTTAAATGAGTAATACTACAATATTGATACTCTTCCTATTTTTTTAATAAAAATAGAGGGATTAATAGGGTTAAATCATTAAAAACATTAAAAGAATTCCGATTAATGCCAATATCAATAAAATCAACCCCATAAACAGAGTAATGATCTCCCCAAGAGAAAGGCCCTTGCGCCTAGGTAAATCCCCCTGTTCTTTCAACCAGTATTCATTTAAAGTTTTTTGAACCATGGAAAATGGAATAACCATACAGCAAGACAAAAACAGGGATATCAGACCGGTAAATGGATTTTCATAAAATCCCAACCTCGATGATAAGTATAATAATACAACCCAACTGATGACCACTGCGTATAATGAGAAGGGTTTAACACCAGCTTCCTCTTCATAATCTTTCAAATCCTTAAATTGTGTTCCTACGAAATATAAATTGACGAAGGGTATGAAAAGGCCCACAGTTCTAAGACCGGGACTTATATCCAGATTTTTATGTTCTTTAAAATCCCTCCAATTACGGTAGAACCAGTATATCTGATATAACCCACCTGTAATGATTATAAGTAAGATCAATTTGTTTGTAGGCTGCACATTGGAATATTCACTTTTTTGATATTTTTCCATTTCAAACGATGTCCCACATTCTTCACACTTTTTGGAACTTTCTTTAACTTGTTCACCACACTCAGGGCAATAATTATAGTCAGTTTCTTCTTTATCCATTGAAATTCACCATTAAACTCCACAATCAAACACATTTTAGATAATAATTTCCAAAAAAAGATTACCAATCATATAATAAAAAACTTTCCATTAGTAATAGAATAGTATTGTAGACTTTTAGTACTAATCATTCACAAATTAAAAAATCAAAAAAAACCCTAAATGTGGCACATATAATACAATTTATACTTATAATCCTTGTAAATTTCTGCAAATTACCTCATGCGGAAGAAGAGATTCCATTTTTTTTGTAATGATTTTATCAAGTACAAACACAACTATTAAATGAAAAATTAGTATTGCAAAAATAAAACATCCTCTTCCAGGGAAATGAGAATTTAAAACATTCAGAAATTGTATTCAAGTATAATTTGTGTGTAATTTGTGCATAAATTTTTAAATTATGTTGAGTTTAGATACTTTGTCAGTTAAATGGATTTAAATATAATAATATTTAACTCCAATCAGGAATAGTTCAATTTAATACAATCCTATTAAATATTGAAGATTATGAAGGTTTTCAAATGAGTGGTTATTTACTTTGTGATAAATGTAGAGGATATTATAGGCTCAAATCTGATGAATCACCCCAAGATTTTACTGATAAATGTAGTTGTGGGGGTAAAATAAGGTTTAGCAAAAGTATTGATGTTATAGGGGCAACAAACAAGGAAAGAACCTTTGAAAAAAGGCAATCCAAAATTGAAATACTTAAAAGTAGTTTATGGCCCAAACATAACTTCACATTTTCATCATTTTTAGATTCATTAAAGGGGTTTAAGAATGATTTTTTAATGAGATTTAACAAGGTATTTGATAAAATAACATCAGTATTTGGTATGCCAGTGTGTCCTTATTGTAAAAAAAGATTAAAATTTAGGGATATGATGGGTGGAACTTTTATTCAGTGTTCAAACTGTGGTGGAACTATGAGAAAACATTACAAACATCAAAAACACAGTTAAACACCAAACTGATGTTTTCGTAATCGTTTAATTTCCTTTCTAAATATGACTCAATCCCTAGAATGGAGTTACCTAGTTCACTGTTATCTCTTTTATGCTTTTTATTCATTTATTCATCCATTCTAAATGTTCCAGTTTCCAATATTTAACAAGCATCTCCCTAAAGCTAAACTACATTGCATTATCACTCCGTGCCTTCCTGGCTGTTATGTTTATAATGATGTACTAGCAGCATGAAAATATTAAAATGAAATTAGGAAAATTATGAAATCATTAAGCATTTTTTAATAAAAAAGGTAATCAAAATAGTTATTTTTCTTTTTTAAATAATGAATTGCGGTTTTATGAAGTGTTAAGTCCTTTATGAAAATAAGAGGATTTCATTAAAATATTAGGATATTAATCAGTTTAGAGTTATTATTAAACTGTTAACTGAAAAATATTCATTTTCCTTTAAAAATAAGCGTAAAATTATTATATATCAAAGCATAGTTATAGCTAACTAAATAGATGGTTGAAAAAATCATTAAGGGGAGAAAAATAATGAATATATCTAATTTTAAATGGAAAAAAACATTGCCATACCTTTTATTCTTTGTTATGGTGGTAATGGTCACTGCGGGTTCATCCTTTGCTGCAGGAACAATTTATGTCAGCACACAGGGAAACGATGACTGGAACGGTCTAGCAGCTACTTACGATCCATCTACGGGAAACGGACCTAAAGCAACTATACAAAACGCTATAGATACAGTGACTGATAACGGCACAGTATCGGTAGCAGCAGGAACCTACAAAGAAAATTTGTATATAAACAAGGATGTTTATTTAATGGGAGCCAGTCCAGAAAGCACCATTATAGATGGTATGCAAAAAAAGAGTGTTATACAACTATTTGGATCGGCCATGGAACCATTTAACCAGTTTGCCCTCACTGTTAATGGATTCACTCTTACCAATGGTAACAGTACGTGGGGTGGTGGAATTTACAATTATGGTGGTATTTTATTCCTGATAAATACAAAAATTGCTAATAACCGAGCCACTAACGGAGGAGGGCTTTACAACTCCGGAACCGCCAGTGCAGACAGTGCAACTGTAATAACTGACAACACACCAGATAATGTCTATGGTTATCCCATTACACCTATTACCTCGGGGGACATTTCCCAGGATGTAATACCCTCAGTTAGCCCATAACAATGGTTTATAAATCCATAAGGAATTATTTTATCCAAAAAAAGAGGATATATCTTTATTTTTTTTTTTGAATAAATCTTTGTTAGTTATTTACAGACTTTCATTGGATCCTGAGAAACAAATATTATTTTAAAATCTCCCTTATTGATACTGGAATACCACAACCTCAGAATAGGTCTATTCTTTATAAATTGCCGTGAAAAGAAGGCATTTAATTTTATCCACATAATAACACAGATTTCTAAATTTTAAACTTTTCCCAGTTCAAAATGTGCCTGAAGTTGTGGCAAACTCAGATCATTAATAGTCTTAACATCTAATGGTTTTCCAATGGTTTCCTGATTTGAAACTGTGAAAGAAGCTTTTATGTGAACCAGTTCCTCACTTACATCCACCAGAACATCCACATTAGAAAGATGTTTAAGAGAATTTTTATTGATATTTAATATTTTAGAAGCGCCTAAAATTTCTATAGCCCTAGGAATGTAATCTTCATCAAAATCAAGGATAATATTGGAGCTAACTTCCAATGATTCTTTATAGTTGTGATTTTCAGCTGCATAAATAAATAAAGAATCATTTGAAGCATCATAATCCTGTTTCATTTTGAGTTCTTTAATCATCATCACGCACCCTGCGTTTAACACTCTGTTCATAAATTGTCACTACTCGTATATTACATTTTGGATAATGATTAAAGACTATAATAATCACCAGATCATATTTTAATTCTTTATAAGGATGTTTGTAAAATATTTGAAAGTTATTAGGGCTTTGTTTTAAAATTCCCATAATTTCTTCATTAATTAAACAATTGATAATGGATTGTTCTGTTAATTCCCTTTCATAAATCCTTAAAATAGCGTGATTAGTATTGCTAATCATGTGGTTAGAAAGGGTAGATAAACAGGATACGACGTTCCCAATATTAACGTTAAACATTTACATTAAATATTAATTTTATTATATTAAAGTATTACTACAGATTTTAATAAAACTCATTTATCCTCAAAAAGATAACACCCGGAACTCATCATCTTCTCCCTCACATCAGGAATAAAACCCTCCAAAAACTCCAACATATCCCTGGAAAGCCCAGATTTATCTTCAAAATCACAATTTAACCCTTCAATATCTATCCAGGATTCTATCCACGACTTTGGAACATTGATAAGGGGGTAAACCATTTTTAAACCATTTTTCACAGTTTGAGAACTTAAAAGCGTTAATTTCTCCCCATTGAACATAGTTTCCAGTATATGTTCCACTTCCCCATCAAGGGTGAGTGGTAAGGCCACTGCATCTATATCTGGGTCTAATTTTTTATCCTGAAACTCCACTTTATTCAATCTATCCATTTCATCATCTTGAACAATTAAATCAACACCATATTTCCGAGTGTATGACTCTAAAACAGCATACATGGTTAAATTAACACAGTTTTCCGGACCTTTCAGGAGTATCTTATCACCTGGACTCAGTGCATTTTTGAGTACACGAGAAGCACGGCTACATATCTTCTGGAATACTTTAGAACGCCTTACCTTAAAATTAGGAAATTCTTCCAGGAATATCTCCTCTTTTTTGCGTGAAAACCGGGATAACTTCAGACTATTAACGTAAACCTTCTCATCAACTATACTGACAAACCTGGTTTCTACACCGTTTTTCTGGAGGAATCGGATCACTTCTTGCTTCATTGTCATTATATTGTTCCACCAATTTGACTTAAACTTAATGGTATATTTACTTGAAATTCAAATAACAATAGTATTCCTCATTTAAAATGATTAAACTTTTAAAATAGGTATATATCCATACTAAAATGATCTTTTAAGTGGTAATCTTCAAAAATAGGAACATTCAAGAAACTTAGGCTAAAAGACTGAGTAAATTGACAAATACTGAACAATTTAAAAAAATTATAACTAATATTCCCTTTGAACATAATGATTTAAACGTAGTTAACCGGGAAGAGTATTTACCTTTATTTGAAGAATTATTTGAGATTTATAAGAATTCCAGTCCCTCAGAAAGGAATTCTATTGAGACATTTGTGTAAAACGATGCTGAGTTATGTTACAAATTTGTGCACTGGATTCCTCCTTTTCAAAAATCTGATCCAAAGCGTTATGTGGAGTACCAGCTTATTTCAGCCACAATAAGGAATGGACTGCCAGATTTCCGTGATGATCTTCTTGAACTGGTGCATTTATGGGATTTTGCAGAAGAAAAAGGGTTGATGCCCAAGAAATATTTGAGGGAGTTAGTAATATCAGTGGTTCATTCCTTTTCCATCAAGTGATGGACCCCAGCGTAGGGAAGAGTTGAGGTTCTAAATTCTCCTTAAAAATGCATGAATGCAAATATAGATGTGCGAATATGATATGGTTTTTTTATTAATGAAGATTAAATATACAAGCAAGATGAGTATGCTAAACAAGATGAGGGGCTTGTTATGTTTAAAATCTTCGGCCGTGAATCAGATGAAGAAGGAGAAAGGGAACTTCTGGAAATAGAAGTAACTGAAACTGTGGACTGTCTGGCTGATTTTACCTTCAACTTTCACTGGCAGCACAAGGGCGAGAAACTGGACCCCACTTGGAATATCCCAGGAAACGATTTAACCTTCGGTAAAGTGGTAGAACACCTTAAAAACCAGGGTGATGTACGTATCAATGGTGATACCGGACACCGCCTTGCCAGCAGCATGGGGGTAGACCTGCAGTACTTCAAAGGAACAGGACGTGACATCCCGGTGGGAGACATCTACGTGGATGGAAATGTTGACACCCGTATGGGTATCAGCATGACCCGTGGCAGCATCTATGTCAAAGGGAAAATGAACGAACCCATGGGAAACCTGGTTGAAGTAAACTCAAATAAGAAGGGTTACCGGCAGTTTAGAAGCATAACTGACATCACCACCAATGGACTGGGTGGTGACAAACTAGTTGGCTGCCAGTTTGCAGGGAAAAGATTCATAATTAATGATGGTACAGTGAAGGACACCGTGGGTGCCCGTTTAGATGCTGACGTGAATATAATTAAACAGGGAAATGTTGACCTCTCCACAGGGATACTCATGCGCAAAGGCACCATCAGAATAAACGGGAATGCAGGTAAAAACACCGGTGCACTCTTAAACGGCGGCACAATCATCATTGATGGAAACACCGACGACTTTACTGCCATTGACATGATTAAAGGTACAATCATTATTAATGGAAATGCAGGTAAGTTTTTAGCCGCCAACAAAAAAAAGGGAATTATTCTGGCTAAAAATGGAAGTCCCATACCCCCGGTAGACGAGAAACCACTCCAGAGTGCTGACCAGCAGTTACTCATTAGCCAGGGTTTTAATCCCAGTGGTTTTAAGAAGTTTGAGTAAAATAACCTGCAAACATGAGCAAAATAACAGTACTAAATAAAACCAAGAACTATTTTTTTAATTAGTTAAATACATGAATATTTAAAAAAAACGCCAGTATTAAAATAAAAATCTATTTAAACAAAAAAAATGTTCTGGAAAGGGTTTTAAGCCTCCCAATGCAGATGGTATTTCTCGAACTGTTTTTCCAGTATTATCACCAGAACAAATCCAATCACAGCTGCAACTATCACCGGGATAACGGAATCCATAGAGGTTACAATCCTATCATAAGGTAATCTTAGAGTTCCTATCATCAACCCAACCAGGAAAGCCATGGTCACTGATTTGTGATGTTCCAAAAGGTAATTCAAGAGGCGTGAAAAAGACAGAATACCAATCAATGCTCCCAAACAAAATGTGATGATATCCACAAATTTAAGTTGATTTAAGGCGGCCAGCATGTATTCATACTGATTTAAAAGAAGCAAAAGAAACGCTCCAGAGATACCCGGAAGAATCATTGCACATATAGCCACCATCCCCGACAGGAAAATGATTGGTAGAGTATGGTTAGCCTGTATGGGGTTTAATCCCACAAATATTATGGCAAAAACAAGACCAATGACCAAAAATGCAATATTCTTGAAATTAAGCTCATCAACATGCTTGTAAACGAAACCAGCCGATGCCAAGATAAGACCAAAGAAGAATGCAAATGTAGGGGCAGTGTACACTGTGAGCATTACTGTCATGACCTTAGACATGGTTAAAACCGCCACCCCAATTCCAGCCAGTAAAGGTATGAACAAATTGAAATCCCATTTTAAGAGTTCTTCCTTGGATTTTGCAAAATCACCTTTGAAGGCTGCTAAAAGGAAATTGGCATTTATCTGACTAATGGCATGTACCAGTCTCTGGTAAATACCAGTAATCAGAGCCATGGTCCCCCCGGAAACTCCAGGGATCACATCAGCTGTGCCCATTAATAACCCACGCAAGAATATTAAAATAGTATCCCTGTATATCTCGATTTTTCGCATAAAAAATTCTCCTACAATACAAAATATTTAAATCCTGAAATAGTTAATTGTTAATCTTGCAGATTAATAATTTCCTTAATTTACATTCAATGTGTTTCAATTAATTTAATCCCATTAATGATATTTAATTAATTAAATGTTATAAAAACAGAGGTTTATTTTCCATGATCAGCTTGGTAGAATTTTTTAGTGAAACAGTAATTCATTTAATAGAATCCTTAGGTTACTGGGGTATCTTCTTGGGCATGACCATAGAAAGTGCCTGTATTCCATTGCCCAGTGAAATCATAATGACTTTCGCCGGATACGTAGTTTGGGAAGGTAAAATGGCCTTTTGGGGAGTGGTCCTTATGGGAACCCTTGGAAACTTAGTAGGGTCTTTAATCGCTTATTACGTAGGATGGTGGGGCGGAAGGCCTCTTCTTGAAAAATATGGTAAATACATTCTTATAACTCACAACAAACTGAATTTGGCTGATGAATGGTTCGAAAAATACGGGCATGAAGCAGTGCTCATAAGCAGAATGCTTCCAGGCTTAAGAACATTCATATCCCTACCAGCGGGAATTACCCACATGAACCTGAAAAAATTTATTTTATACACAGTACTTGGATCTCTACCCTGGTGTTTTGTTCTAACTTACATAGGAGTACTCATGGGCCCAAATTGGACTACAATTGAAAGTTATTTCCATTACCTCGACATTTTAGTTGGAATGGGATTAGTGATATTCATCGCCTACATAATTTATCACTACCGTGGAAAAGAACACATTGATTAAATGGAAAACATCAATTAAATGATGGACCTTGACGTGAATGAAAAACTAATAACAAAAAATAAC
Coding sequences within it:
- a CDS encoding formylmethanofuran dehydrogenase subunit C (PFAM: GXGXG motif); the protein is MFKIFGRESDEEGERELLEIEVTETVDCLADFTFNFHWQHKGEKLDPTWNIPGNDLTFGKVVEHLKNQGDVRINGDTGHRLASSMGVDLQYFKGTGRDIPVGDIYVDGNVDTRMGISMTRGSIYVKGKMNEPMGNLVEVNSNKKGYRQFRSITDITTNGLGGDKLVGCQFAGKRFIINDGTVKDTVGARLDADVNIIKQGNVDLSTGILMRKGTIRINGNAGKNTGALLNGGTIIIDGNTDDFTAIDMIKGTIIINGNAGKFLAANKKKGIILAKNGSPIPPVDEKPLQSADQQLLISQGFNPSGFKKFE
- a CDS encoding DNA polymerase III, gamma/tau subunit (PFAM: ATPase family associated with various cellular activities (AAA); Rad17 cell cycle checkpoint protein), translated to MLWTEKYSPQTMKDVLGNKKAIEEIENWVESWDHGDPQKCLLLVGPPGTGKTTLAHLVAGEFSDHIELNASDKRSYDIIMNTVGEASASVSLFGQGGRKLIILDEVDGLHGNEDRGGIRAINKIIKEGHHPMIMMANDLYSKRIQSLKSKCQLIKINKVHTNSIVALLKRICAKEGVDFEEHVLRTLAKRSRGDLRSAINDLQVIAQGKDSVTSEDLEVISQKDDINNIFDSVRTVLKSKNPRHIRDALRLEAQPGFILEQITENIPREYEKPEEIEKAYNAVAEADVYLGRAFHTRHYGYWKYTYDLMGVGVALAKDETYKKFSKYTSSTFYSKLSKNRAKRDLRDRVATKIGAKLHTSRKVAIEYFPYYEIMFEGDDLARDLADYFDLDDAEVKQFRSRKIKKRKVKKAPKTPKTKTTPKKTSKKSTKPIDKSSKNISNDSKDSKEVEEIAITKDTKSRDKVKNKKDNSSKTTSKDKRDSGKSESKDDGKQVSLFSFK
- a CDS encoding putative protein family UPF0547 (PFAM: Uncharacterised protein family UPF0547); protein product: MDKEETDYNYCPECGEQVKESSKKCEECGTSFEMEKYQKSEYSNVQPTNKLILLIIITGGLYQIYWFYRNWRDFKEHKNLDISPGLRTVGLFIPFVNLYFVGTQFKDLKDYEEEAGVKPFSLYAVVISWVVLLYLSSRLGFYENPFTGLISLFLSCCMVIPFSMVQKTLNEYWLKEQGDLPRRKGLSLGEIITLFMGLILLILALIGILLMFLMI
- a CDS encoding putative membrane protein (PFAM: Domain of unknown function (DUF368)), producing the protein MRKIEIYRDTILIFLRGLLMGTADVIPGVSGGTMALITGIYQRLVHAISQINANFLLAAFKGDFAKSKEELLKWDFNLFIPLLAGIGVAVLTMSKVMTVMLTVYTAPTFAFFFGLILASAGFVYKHVDELNFKNIAFLVIGLVFAIIFVGLNPIQANHTLPIIFLSGMVAICAMILPGISGAFLLLLLNQYEYMLAALNQLKFVDIITFCLGALIGILSFSRLLNYLLEHHKSVTMAFLVGLMIGTLRLPYDRIVTSMDSVIPVIVAAVIGFVLVIILEKQFEKYHLHWEA
- a CDS encoding putative membrane-associated protein (PFAM: SNARE associated Golgi protein) is translated as MISLVEFFSETVIHLIESLGYWGIFLGMTIESACIPLPSEIIMTFAGYVVWEGKMAFWGVVLMGTLGNLVGSLIAYYVGWWGGRPLLEKYGKYILITHNKLNLADEWFEKYGHEAVLISRMLPGLRTFISLPAGITHMNLKKFILYTVLGSLPWCFVLTYIGVLMGPNWTTIESYFHYLDILVGMGLVIFIAYIIYHYRGKEHID
- a CDS encoding hypothetical protein (PFAM: Protein of unknown function (DUF2283)), whose translation is MMIKELKMKQDYDASNDSLFIYAAENHNYKESLEVSSNIILDFDEDYIPRAIEILGASKILNINKNSLKHLSNVDVLVDVSEELVHIKASFTVSNQETIGKPLDVKTINDLSLPQLQAHFELGKV